One Prodigiosinella aquatilis DNA window includes the following coding sequences:
- a CDS encoding helix-turn-helix domain-containing protein: protein MSHSGDQRELVYTAKTIKQLAAALGFNDEAYFTRFFHKHVGVSPTQFRELAVRKIVLSETIPDVSATDGLKSGFADAEGSQPIALA, encoded by the coding sequence GTGTCTCATTCTGGTGACCAGCGTGAACTGGTCTATACCGCCAAAACCATCAAGCAACTGGCAGCGGCACTGGGGTTCAATGATGAAGCCTATTTTACACGTTTCTTTCACAAACATGTCGGCGTCAGTCCCACACAATTTCGTGAGTTGGCCGTGCGGAAGATTGTTTTATCAGAGACTATCCCCGATGTCTCGGCCACCGATGGTCTTAAAAGCGGCTTTGCTGACGCAGAAGGATCACAACCGATAGCGCTCGCGTAA
- a CDS encoding LysR substrate-binding domain-containing protein, whose product MLPSLRALVAFETVAKLGSIGAAARELHVTQAAVSQQLKSLEDYLDCALFERSQRGVVLTAVAQQYLPVVTGSLQHLRLQTEVLFGKQQPDVLRVKANHSIGHNWLIPNLNDFITKFPFIRLDLTLVDWPSREPCTDADVEITNGFIETEHTRAERLFQESWLMVCSPCFKALHAEALSKGDLSSLPAIQVKGYEESWMQWLAHNKMVPVAPNIQLELSNSLHALEAVKQGIGILLVRSLVAARDLQAGYVVEALPGSMPSESGHYLITANKRDAKVNFFCDWLHQQN is encoded by the coding sequence ATGTTACCGTCATTACGTGCGTTGGTGGCTTTTGAGACGGTCGCGAAATTGGGTTCTATTGGCGCGGCGGCCAGAGAGCTGCATGTCACCCAGGCCGCCGTGAGCCAGCAGTTGAAAAGCCTGGAGGATTATCTCGACTGCGCCCTGTTTGAGCGTAGCCAGCGAGGTGTGGTATTGACGGCGGTGGCCCAGCAATACCTGCCGGTGGTGACTGGCTCCTTGCAGCACTTGCGGCTACAGACGGAAGTGCTGTTTGGTAAGCAACAACCTGATGTTTTGCGCGTTAAGGCCAACCATTCCATTGGCCATAACTGGCTGATCCCCAACCTTAACGATTTTATTACCAAGTTCCCTTTTATCCGTCTGGATCTCACCCTGGTGGATTGGCCGTCCCGTGAACCTTGTACTGATGCCGACGTGGAAATTACCAACGGTTTTATCGAAACTGAACATACCCGTGCTGAGCGGTTGTTTCAGGAGTCATGGCTGATGGTGTGCTCACCTTGCTTTAAAGCCCTGCATGCCGAAGCGTTATCAAAAGGCGACTTGTCTTCATTACCGGCCATTCAGGTTAAAGGCTATGAAGAGAGCTGGATGCAATGGTTGGCACATAACAAGATGGTGCCTGTCGCCCCCAATATTCAGTTGGAATTAAGTAACTCTCTGCATGCCCTGGAAGCGGTAAAGCAGGGGATTGGGATACTACTGGTGCGTTCGCTTGTCGCGGCGCGAGATTTGCAGGCCGGGTATGTGGTTGAAGCGTTACCGGGTTCGATGCCTTCAGAGTCCGGTCATTATCTGATCACGGCCAACAAGCGGGATGCCAAAGTGAACTTTTTCTGCGACTGGTTACATCAGCAAAATTAG
- a CDS encoding carbohydrate ABC transporter permease, with protein sequence MTMQSIDLSVGNNQSSARVMSGKIREILSDTESVDREKITVRRRIFPTTTIARHVFLVFSGLIMLFPFIWMLSGSMKSNSEIFSNPLNIIPRHFRWENFVTTFQLAPFGQYIFNSFTVAFFTTLMVIINSSMFAYAITQLRFRSRTLLYLVVMGCYMLPGAVTYIPSYIILAKMGLLDSHTGLIFSSAASVFGVFYLRQVFLKIHPSLVEAARIDGAGELKILWAIVLPQCKAAIATLSLITFITEYNSYMWPSLVITTQDRHLIAVGIRQFFIAQGNYGLNWSQIMAASTIAVVPLLVLFMVCQKTILSGIADNGVKE encoded by the coding sequence ATGACAATGCAATCAATTGATCTTTCCGTTGGAAATAACCAGAGCTCAGCCAGAGTCATGTCAGGGAAAATCAGGGAAATTTTATCCGATACCGAATCCGTTGACCGCGAAAAGATCACGGTGCGTCGCAGGATTTTTCCAACGACGACCATCGCCAGACATGTCTTCCTGGTTTTCTCCGGCCTGATTATGTTGTTCCCGTTCATCTGGATGTTATCGGGGTCGATGAAGTCCAATAGTGAGATTTTCAGCAATCCGTTGAACATTATCCCCAGGCATTTCCGCTGGGAAAACTTCGTAACGACCTTCCAGCTGGCGCCTTTTGGTCAGTACATTTTCAATAGTTTTACTGTGGCATTTTTCACGACGCTGATGGTTATCATTAACTCGTCGATGTTTGCCTATGCCATCACGCAATTGCGTTTTCGCAGTCGAACGTTGCTCTATTTGGTGGTTATGGGCTGCTACATGCTGCCCGGTGCTGTGACCTATATCCCGTCTTACATCATCCTGGCCAAAATGGGGCTGCTGGACAGTCATACCGGACTGATTTTTTCCAGCGCCGCCAGTGTGTTTGGTGTGTTCTACCTGCGCCAGGTGTTTTTGAAAATCCACCCGTCGCTGGTGGAAGCCGCCCGCATTGATGGTGCCGGCGAGTTAAAAATTCTTTGGGCAATCGTTTTGCCACAGTGCAAGGCCGCCATTGCGACGCTGTCCTTGATCACCTTTATCACTGAATACAATAGCTACATGTGGCCGAGCCTGGTTATCACCACTCAGGATCGGCATCTAATCGCGGTAGGAATACGTCAGTTCTTTATTGCGCAAGGTAACTATGGCCTTAACTGGTCGCAGATTATGGCGGCCAGCACTATTGCTGTGGTGCCTTTGTTGGTTCTTTTCATGGTATGTCAAAAAACGATTTTATCCGGCATTGCCGATAACGGTGTTAAAGAGTGA
- a CDS encoding sugar ABC transporter permease: MKINFQSLTVKIRVLIFIAPLMVPLLTFWLIPFGWSVYISFTDWDYISPHYHYVGFDNYQYMLEDSGFHQALLNTFWFALGVVIPTVVLGLMFALLLHKKFAGSQFYRAVIFSPWITPTVAVSIVWSWVFETKNGLANQLLTRMHIAPIPWLENGNSAMVAVIIVTVWQAIGWTMLFYISALNKIPVSLYEASLIDGCSPMTRFFKITLPLISPTTFFLVIVNMITAIQAFDQFQILTQGGPGGTTRTLLYLFYQQAFEQYNMGPAAATSLIILLITGVLTLLNTLMGKRWVYY; the protein is encoded by the coding sequence ATGAAGATAAATTTTCAATCATTGACGGTGAAGATCAGGGTGCTGATATTTATCGCGCCTTTGATGGTGCCGCTGCTGACTTTCTGGCTGATTCCTTTTGGCTGGAGTGTCTATATCAGTTTTACTGATTGGGACTATATCTCGCCTCATTATCATTACGTTGGTTTTGATAATTATCAGTACATGCTGGAAGACAGCGGTTTTCATCAGGCGTTGCTCAATACCTTCTGGTTCGCGCTGGGCGTGGTCATTCCAACCGTGGTCCTCGGATTGATGTTTGCCCTGTTGTTGCATAAGAAATTTGCCGGCAGTCAGTTTTACCGGGCCGTCATTTTCTCGCCGTGGATCACGCCAACCGTGGCGGTTTCAATTGTGTGGTCTTGGGTGTTCGAAACCAAGAACGGTTTGGCCAACCAGCTACTCACCAGGATGCACATTGCCCCGATTCCCTGGCTGGAAAACGGCAATAGCGCGATGGTGGCGGTTATTATTGTGACCGTTTGGCAGGCCATTGGCTGGACCATGCTGTTTTATATCAGCGCGCTGAACAAGATCCCCGTATCGCTCTATGAAGCCTCATTAATTGATGGTTGCAGCCCGATGACGCGTTTTTTCAAAATCACGCTACCACTGATTTCTCCCACCACTTTTTTTCTGGTGATCGTCAATATGATCACGGCGATACAAGCGTTTGACCAGTTCCAGATCCTGACTCAGGGAGGGCCAGGTGGCACCACCAGAACCTTGCTTTATCTGTTCTATCAGCAGGCATTCGAGCAATACAACATGGGGCCGGCTGCGGCAACGTCACTGATTATCCTGCTGATAACGGGTGTGCTCACCCTCCTTAATACCTTGATGGGTAAACGTTGGGTGTACTACTAA
- a CDS encoding extracellular solute-binding protein, with protein sequence MGSLVVVGNASAQTEVDFWYSGGTKPQQMMTKLINEFNSRQHDYVIKGALQGNYAETFQKLQAGMASKTAPEFALLAADQAESMAHRGLVRDLRPYMDNAFHFDDFISAFRQQVTYPDGTVYGLPAYGTTQIFYYNKAKLAEYGFTPADLATWQGVAKVAAKVTRKDASGNTVYYGWEPMWGKDNMIDAALSNGGKIISDDGKTVLIDSPQWVTVWESFRTWLHKDNIMRIHHGGQGWEYWYKTIDDVMKNQALGYTGSSGDQGDLDFTRLAATTQPGWGNHPAAPQAGALVFVMPKGTDDKAAKGAFEFMKFYTNAENTARWSMFTGYIPVRNSAKDVAEYQAYTKKNPQALIPLKQATTASKDFLDPTNGQIGDALAIAADQVEIENIPAEKALKQAAKRAQRALDRVNRP encoded by the coding sequence ATGGGTTCGCTGGTTGTTGTCGGAAATGCGTCCGCTCAAACTGAGGTCGACTTCTGGTACTCAGGTGGCACCAAGCCTCAGCAGATGATGACCAAACTGATTAATGAATTTAACAGTCGCCAACATGACTATGTCATCAAAGGCGCGTTGCAGGGTAATTACGCCGAGACTTTCCAGAAGTTACAGGCGGGCATGGCGTCTAAAACAGCGCCGGAATTTGCCCTGCTGGCGGCGGATCAAGCTGAATCCATGGCACACCGGGGACTGGTTCGTGATCTTCGCCCGTATATGGATAACGCCTTCCATTTTGATGATTTTATCAGTGCCTTCCGTCAGCAAGTGACCTACCCGGACGGTACTGTCTATGGCTTGCCAGCTTACGGTACGACACAAATTTTCTACTACAACAAGGCGAAGCTGGCTGAGTACGGCTTCACGCCAGCCGATTTGGCGACCTGGCAAGGTGTGGCTAAAGTGGCGGCCAAAGTCACCAGGAAAGACGCCAGCGGCAATACTGTCTATTACGGCTGGGAGCCGATGTGGGGCAAGGACAACATGATCGATGCCGCGCTTTCCAACGGGGGCAAGATCATTAGTGATGACGGCAAAACCGTACTGATCGACTCTCCACAGTGGGTCACGGTGTGGGAGAGCTTCCGCACATGGCTGCATAAAGACAATATCATGCGTATCCACCACGGTGGCCAGGGTTGGGAATACTGGTACAAAACCATTGATGATGTGATGAAAAACCAGGCACTCGGTTATACGGGGTCTTCTGGCGATCAGGGCGATCTGGATTTCACCAGGCTTGCCGCGACGACTCAGCCTGGCTGGGGCAATCATCCGGCGGCACCTCAGGCGGGAGCGTTGGTTTTTGTGATGCCAAAAGGGACTGATGATAAGGCTGCCAAGGGCGCTTTTGAATTTATGAAATTTTACACCAATGCGGAAAATACCGCGCGCTGGTCGATGTTTACCGGTTATATCCCGGTGCGGAACAGCGCGAAGGACGTAGCGGAGTATCAGGCATATACCAAAAAGAACCCACAAGCGCTGATCCCGTTGAAACAGGCGACGACAGCCAGCAAAGACTTCCTTGATCCGACAAATGGCCAGATTGGTGATGCGTTAGCGATTGCGGCTGATCAAGTCGAAATCGAAAATATCCCCGCTGAGAAAGCGCTGAAACAAGCTGCCAAACGTGCTCAGCGTGCGCTGGATCGCGTTAACCGCCCTTAA